A window of Pusillimonas sp. T7-7 contains these coding sequences:
- a CDS encoding type II toxin-antitoxin system HipA family toxin encodes MNTSIKYLRMYLHLPARTRRPLGYLSQYGDIVRVSFDADYVNDAARPLLSLSYRGANEASTREILTSMRDARLVRNDGRLPVFFQNLLPEGHNRERLARERSCTTDDEFELLAAAGHDLMGALEVEPVSADLGVPDSVRHWHTALGLDVLEPGFVEMPVEDAASLPGAVTKFSAVQEGRRYVIKRRGQAGSFILKLPSTRHADLVENEYTCYRLCKALELDCAAASIISRIDADLPANLPFNHILAVARFDRGPAGQRIHMEEFAQALQYEPRHKYGKDMIADYAAMLRVLDRLSGRPVQDLRSFVERLVAFILMGNTDAHLKNWALVYPDGATPQLAPIYDPVCVTALFDSVAETDYGVNRAINKTVSRFGWNDLEALLTAAQILRPGRYLTLAQQLVKRAQADWPALLKDGPPAVQEAVLARLNGGVALTAS; translated from the coding sequence ATGAATACGTCCATCAAATATTTGCGCATGTATTTGCACCTGCCTGCTCGAACAAGACGGCCGCTGGGCTATCTGTCGCAATATGGCGATATTGTCCGGGTCTCTTTTGACGCTGATTACGTCAACGACGCCGCGCGTCCGCTCCTGTCTTTAAGCTACCGGGGGGCCAATGAAGCGTCTACTCGTGAAATTCTGACTTCCATGCGTGATGCCAGATTGGTGCGCAACGATGGGCGTTTGCCGGTTTTCTTTCAAAACCTGCTCCCCGAAGGGCACAACCGGGAGCGGCTGGCACGCGAGCGCAGCTGCACAACTGATGATGAATTCGAGTTGCTGGCGGCAGCCGGGCACGACTTGATGGGGGCGCTTGAGGTCGAGCCGGTTTCGGCCGACTTGGGCGTGCCTGATTCAGTCAGGCACTGGCATACTGCCTTGGGGCTGGATGTGCTGGAGCCAGGCTTTGTTGAGATGCCCGTAGAAGACGCGGCCTCGCTGCCCGGTGCGGTGACCAAATTTTCTGCAGTCCAGGAAGGGCGTCGCTATGTCATCAAGCGTCGTGGCCAGGCCGGTTCATTCATATTGAAACTGCCTTCCACACGCCATGCCGATCTGGTGGAAAACGAATACACCTGCTATCGGCTTTGCAAGGCACTGGAATTGGACTGTGCGGCGGCTTCGATTATTTCGCGCATCGATGCCGACTTGCCCGCAAACCTGCCTTTTAATCATATTCTGGCCGTTGCCCGTTTCGACCGCGGTCCCGCAGGGCAACGTATTCATATGGAAGAGTTTGCGCAAGCCCTGCAGTACGAGCCTCGTCATAAATATGGCAAAGACATGATAGCGGACTACGCCGCCATGCTGCGCGTGCTGGATCGATTGTCGGGCAGGCCTGTGCAAGACCTTCGGTCATTTGTCGAGCGTCTGGTGGCATTCATTCTTATGGGGAACACCGACGCGCATTTAAAAAATTGGGCGCTGGTTTATCCGGATGGTGCCACGCCCCAGCTGGCTCCCATTTACGACCCGGTGTGTGTGACCGCGCTGTTCGATAGCGTGGCGGAAACCGACTACGGCGTAAACCGCGCCATCAATAAGACAGTGTCCCGCTTTGGCTGGAACGACCTGGAAGCGCTGTTGACGGCGGCGCAGATCTTGCGACCCGGCCGTTACCTGACATTGGCTCAGCAACTGGTCAAGCGTGCGCAGGCAGACTGGCCTGCCTTGTTGAAAGACGGGCCGCCGGCCGTTCAAGAAGCAGTTTTGGCGCGTTTGAATGGGGGCGTGGCGTTAACGGCAAGCTAG